The following are from one region of the Nocardioides marmotae genome:
- a CDS encoding M48 family metallopeptidase encodes MTPTARRLSWTLVGAGGAAFVLLAWWLVPWDPVPGGPVEPVRAEDYFSVAHLARAEEYSRWARVLSYSSLAVSLAVACYLGLSRRGRAWARRAPGPWWVQVVVLVAAVELARRLVTLPFGIAFEQRRRDYGLSTRSWAGYAADLVRNEVLGIGVASIALLVVIGLARWLPRAWPAVAGLLVAALVVLGSFVYPVVVEPAFNSFEPLADGPLRQGIEELADAEGVEIGDVLVADASRRTSTLNAYVSGFGASRRVVLYDTLVEDLPVDQALSVVAHELAHAKHDDVVVGTVLGAASAVAGVGLLALCLGWFGRRGWPAVSEAAVAPLALALFAVGGFLASPVQNGISRQVETRADVDALRVTRDPDAFVGLQVRLAEKSLADPTPPGLAHWWFGSHPGVLDRFGRAR; translated from the coding sequence GTGACGCCGACCGCCCGCCGACTCTCGTGGACGCTCGTCGGCGCCGGCGGAGCGGCTTTCGTCCTCCTCGCCTGGTGGCTCGTGCCGTGGGACCCGGTCCCGGGCGGGCCGGTCGAACCGGTCCGCGCCGAGGACTACTTCAGCGTCGCGCACCTCGCCCGGGCCGAGGAGTACTCCCGGTGGGCGCGGGTCCTCAGCTACTCCTCCCTCGCCGTCTCGCTCGCCGTCGCCTGCTACCTCGGCCTGAGCCGGCGGGGCCGCGCCTGGGCGCGGCGGGCCCCCGGCCCGTGGTGGGTCCAGGTCGTGGTCCTGGTGGCGGCCGTCGAGCTGGCCAGGCGGCTCGTCACGCTCCCGTTCGGCATCGCCTTCGAGCAGCGCCGCCGCGACTACGGGCTCTCGACGCGGTCGTGGGCCGGGTACGCCGCCGACCTCGTCCGCAACGAGGTGCTCGGCATCGGGGTGGCCTCGATCGCGCTGCTCGTGGTCATCGGCCTGGCGCGGTGGCTGCCGCGGGCCTGGCCGGCGGTCGCGGGGCTGCTCGTCGCGGCGCTGGTCGTCCTCGGCTCGTTCGTCTACCCCGTCGTCGTCGAGCCGGCGTTCAACTCCTTCGAGCCGCTCGCGGACGGCCCGCTGCGGCAGGGCATCGAGGAGCTGGCGGACGCGGAGGGCGTGGAGATCGGGGACGTGCTCGTGGCGGACGCCTCGCGGCGCACGTCGACGCTCAACGCCTACGTCTCGGGCTTCGGGGCGAGCCGGCGGGTGGTGCTCTACGACACGCTGGTCGAGGACCTGCCGGTCGACCAGGCGCTCTCGGTGGTGGCGCACGAGCTGGCGCACGCGAAGCACGACGACGTGGTCGTCGGCACGGTGCTGGGCGCTGCGAGCGCCGTCGCGGGGGTGGGCCTGCTGGCGCTGTGCCTGGGCTGGTTCGGCCGGCGCGGGTGGCCGGCGGTGAGCGAGGCGGCGGTGGCCCCGCTGGCCCTCGCGCTCTTCGCGGTCGGGGGCTTCCTGGCGAGCCCGGTGCAGAACGGGATCAGCCGCCAGGTCGAGACCCGGGCCGACGTCGACGCGCTGCGGGTGACGCGGGATCCCGACGCGTTCGTCGGGCTGCAGGTGCGGCTGGCGGAGAAGTCGCTGGCCGACCCGACTCCGCCCGGCCTGGCTCACTGGTGGTTCGGGAGCCATCCCGGGGTGCTCGACCGGTTCGGGCGCGCGCGCTGA